The following is a genomic window from Halichoerus grypus chromosome 5, mHalGry1.hap1.1, whole genome shotgun sequence.
TTACAGTGGAGGCCAAGAAGGGGTACAGTATCATCAGTTTATGAGCCGAATACTGGAATTTAGACTATGCTGTTAGACTTTAAATGTTCCTCTTCTCTTTACTATGACTTGGTTGTGGTAGTATTAGGTTAGTAGATCTGAAATAGGGCACAACTCAAGGACTTGAGTGAAGTCACTATTGGATCTAGAGATTAAATCTATGATCATTTAAGAGTAGATTAATCGAGTTTTTTGCACAATACCAAAATGTTCTCGTCAACATTTTTGATCACCTTTGCTGTGCCGGAGGGTGTCAGTTTCAAAGATAGGTATCAGATGGTCTCTGTCTTTTAGGTTCCATTGCAGCGTTTAAAGAACAcagatttcaggggcacctgggtggctcagtctttaagcgtctgccttcggctcaggtcatgatcccagggtcctgggatcgagccccgcatcaggctccctgctcctcgggaagcctgcttctccctgtcccactccccctgcttgtgttccctctctcgctgtgtctctctctgtcaaataaataaataaaatcttcaaaaaaaaaaaaaaaaacacagatttcaaTCCTTTGGTAAGAATGAAGCCAGAAGGTACATGGAATGTAAAGAGCACAGAGAAAGGTATTTAGTCTAAAAGAGTTTGAGGGAGACTTCTGGCTTCAATATGATAACCTAAACTGAGTCCTGAAGGATCAGACAGAGTTAGCTCTGAGTAGTAAGTAGTAAAGGATACAACAGCATGAGAGAAGGCATGCATGGATGAAATGGACTATAAGTAGTAGAGTTTTCTTAGAACATAAAGTTTGAGGTAAAGAGTGACTAATGAGTCTGCGAAGGTAAGCAAGAACCAgatcatgggggcgcctgggtggttcactccccttcagctcaggtcatgatccaagtgTCCTAGGATCTAGTTCCGCATctggctctctgttcagcagggagcctgtttctccctctgcttgtgcacgcaGCTCCCCCTcactctatctccctctctcattctgtgttaagtaaataaataaaatctttaaaaaaaacaaagaaccagaTAATAAACAGCCTTGTATGCCATGCTAAAAATTCTGCATTTTGTAGATCAAGGGGAGTTCTTCTGAATAATGACATGGTgagatttgcatttgaaaaatcaCTGCCTGAAGATTGATTTAGGGGGTAAGACCAAAGGCAAGGAGACAGTTCTGGTAATCCAGGTGAGAGGATTAAGGCTTTAGCTCAATGGGAATAGCTTACCAGGAAAATCATTAACTTCTCTTGGTCTTTACGGAATTTCACCCTCTTCTTTAGAATCCCTCTGAGGTTAAATTTCCTGGAACTGAGATTATTATTTTGCAGAGGGGACTTATATTCAGTGTCCAGTTGTTTATTCCTTTATGTCTGTAAGAAGTTTATACTTTCATAGATACCTACTTAACGAGTATAGTTCTGTATGGAGATGGTTAATAAGTGTTTTTGGTGATTACAAAAAGTAGGAGATGTTAACCCTTTTGGTATGCTTGGTGATTGTCTTGGAGGGAaacaattttagagcattttgcTTTTGAGTAAAAGTAAGGATTTATTAGATTAAATTTaggttatataatttttaatttatgaatttataatttctatgtgctaatttctttcttttttttttttaaggctactAGCAAAAGATGGTGGATCGCTTGGCAAACAGTGAAGCAAATACTAGACGTATAAATATAGTAGAAAATTGTTTTGGAGCAGCTGGTCAACCCTTAACTATACCTGGAAGGGTTCTTATTGGAGAAGGAGTATTGACTAAGTTGTGCAGAAAGAAGCCCAAAGCAAGgcagtttttcttatttaatgatATTCTTGTATATGGCAATATTGTCATCCAGAAGAAGAAATATAACAAACAGCATATCATTCCCCTGGAAAATGTGACTATTGATTCCATCAAAGATGAGGGAGACTTGAGAAATGGATGGCTTATCAAGACACCAACTAAATCATTTGCAGTTTATGCTGCCACTGCCACTGAGAAATCTGAATGGATGaatcacataaataaatgtgttaCTGATTTACTCTCCAAAAGTGGGAAGACACCCAGTAATGAACATGCTGCTGTCTGGGTTCCTGACTCTGAGGCAACTGTATGTATGCGTTGCCAGAAAGCAAAATTCACACCTGTTAATCGTCGTCACCATTGCCGCAAATGTGGTTTTGTTGTCTGTGGGCCCTGCTCTGAAAAGAGATTTCTTCTTCCAAGCCAGTCCTCTAAGCCTGTGCGGATTTGTGACTTCTGCTATGACCTGCTTTCTACGGGGGACCTGGCCACGTGCCAGCCTACTAGATCGGACTCTTACAGTCAGTCATTGAAGTCTCCTTTAAATGATGtatctgatgatgatgatgatgatagcagtGACTAAggacatattttgaaatatttaattggGTGTGACTACCTGAGAAATCAGCCCTGGGGGGAATGTAAAATTCTGAACTTTCTCTCAGTTTTGCTCTAGCCGTGAATTTGCCTGAGAAACTTAACCTATGTGCCTCAATATATCCTATAGAAAATAGGTCCTGTCATTGTGtcctcacccccatccccacccaacTCCCCACTCTTCTACAGGGATAGATTATTGGCAAGTATATCAGATAAATGTTGGTTTCTTATTCTTGtttaattttagattattttgttGGAAGGTTGGGAAAAGATGTTTATTTAACAGATCATGTACTACATTGTTGTTTACTATATGTTCTGTTATAtggaaaaactaaaagcaaaaaatgatGGGAAAAGGAGTATAATGCGGTTAGCTAATATTATTAGCTTGTTCCTAACCATCCTATCTAATAGTTAAGACACCAGTAACAaaacatgatttgaaaatattttgttcgGCTGTTTCATATACCAAGTGGTGCCTTATCATAGTAGCACTGTTAGGTGAAATTAGCCCCTACCTTCTCacttttagtttattttgaaaatacactGGTGCTCTATGAGGTGGTAAAATGAGCATTTATGAATGggtgtaatttaaaaatatttctcatctGCCAGCTACAAATAACTAAATTTAGAGCTTCTTCATTCTataggaataaatatttttccataaaatagttgtgattatatttttgtgttttataggTACCAAATTATAAttgtcaaatatatattttaaatctgtaGGTAGGTTTTCATTCTTAAGAATTTGGTTTGAAATTTATCAAATACAGAATTGTCACATTGCATTAGTTTCTACTTACAGTAAAACGTATTTGTAGGTATAAATTCATCTGCTTTAACATTACTTCTAGAATGAAAAATCttataaaaccttttaaattaaacaatctctttaaaaaaatcccatgatAGAGCACAGATCTACTTAGGCTGAAGACTTGGAAGAAATAATGTGTAAGAATGGTCAAGACCAGTTAAGTTTGAGTAGACTTTATATCGGTGGAAGTATTGTCTATTTCAGTGTGAAACTATCTTGAATTTgcaaatacagtgttatattttataaagttttgtAAAGTCCCAaacaatatttctatttttgtaaaacaatTGTATGTTTAATCTGTTTCTGAAATCCTTTTGCAATCTATAGAAATAGAGTAGCAATTGATCTTTCTAAATTGTGAACTTTACTGAGTCAGTCTAGATTGCTTTTGAGAATTGGTAATTTTTCACTCTTTGCTTTTGAGGCAGCCATTTAGGGTGAAAGTGTATTTATCATATAAAACTTGATGCATTTTGCACTATTCTCTCCATTTGTATGCTGCAAATAACTACAgtctttcaaatatgaaaaaatcagcctaaagtttgttttaaattccaaacttttttgtttttaaacatttaaatctgGATGTATTGCGAATGTCATGAGTTTGATTCAATAATGTGATGGAGAATTTTGGGGTTTGGTTAAGGCACTAATTTTACTGTTAAATTGTGAAGGTATCTGAGCTATATAGATTTCCCTGTAGGAAATGTGAAACAAAGACacaacagtttttttgtttgttttaatatcagatggacatttgtttccaagcaatatatacatataattaatcAACATATCTCAAAATGACCATGAAACCTGAGAAGTGCTAATGGAGACTTGCTGGTACATAGGAACCTAGTAAATTCAAGAACCAAGGGGAAATGTTCTGGGATGACATTTGCATTGTCAACGTCTGTTGACtttgtttttacaataaaaagtattttacaaCTTAACTCTGTGCATATTGTgacttgaagattttttttccccctttttaaggTAATGGAGGTATTATGCATAGTTTGCTTCTTTCAGTAGCTGTGAGGTgccttttatgtgccaggcattgttctaagcactgaGGGGCAGGCAGTGGACAAAATTCCCTTCCTCTTCATGGAATTTATATGCAGATAGATTCCAAgatgtgttttcttccagaatgtgttctgtaattttaaaagcttttctaAATCTTAGTTATATGTAAACCTGAAATGATTTTGGCACCTATTTTTCATGCCATTCCTCTTGAGTGAAATGTACTTGGACTATACTGGACCTGCAGTACATTAACCAAATTGGTAACTATTGATGTAAAGGAAGCAAGATTCTATAGATaccaagagaaaatattaaattgaatACACCTTAATACAGGAATTCATACCTTTGGGTCAAGTGCATAAAATGTCCATAGTTAATATAAagtcatttgtttatatatgtcaCCTTTATGCTGAAATTCTTATAAATAGGTAGCATTCAATTGTATACCTAATGATTTTTGAAAGGTCCCAGGACCTTAGCCACACTCTTTTCTCTCAGATATGCTAATTTTGTTCTCAAATACAGGTTGTAGCTTTAAAGAGTATAGTAGTGATTATTTACATATCCACATGTATTAGATTGCTATACATTTTACAAAGACAAAATTTCATAGTCTAGGATTAAAATACATggaattatatttattgataGTAATTGTAaggctttcttttaaaactaagttATTTTAGATCACTCAGCATTTATCAACTATAGTGTCAGGATCTATAGATTTGATGTTGGGTGTTCTAAACTTTTTAAAGGTACATATCTGTAAAGGTTATTATCAGTGGCATTCTCTTAAATATCAAatcaaaatttcttaaaaattactttgtactcggggctcctgggtagctcagttggttaagcatccaactcttggtttcagctcacatcgagcagggagtctgcttgaagattccctctctctgcccccctctcgcttacttgctctaaaataaataaatctttaaaaagaattacctTGTACTTGGCATCTACactaattgaaatatttttcttacaacAGTATACTCATGCGAAATTTTGCCCCTAGAAAGCAGAATTTTAAGCCGTAAAACCCAGAGTatttctctctgcccccactgGCAATGTAGTGTGGACAAAAACAAACTGCCACTGGTACCATGGCTTGGCATGCGAACCCTATCGTTTTATCAAGAACGGAAAAGTAGAGGAAGTTGGTTGTTAACACTATCTTGTCTTCACCATCCAAACCGTTGTTACATTATTCGTACTAGTTAAAATGCAGTAAAGCTTTGATGGTATTATCAAATAGtttatcaagaaaaaagtaaCAGTAAGTACCACTTTACTCTGAATTTGCATACTGCTATCATTTTAATACTTAGAAGAAATACATGCtttactattctttatttttagcaGTTTTGAGccataattcacataccacacaacTCAATTCAAGGTACAAAATCCAAT
Proteins encoded in this region:
- the PLEKHF2 gene encoding pleckstrin homology domain-containing family F member 2, encoding MVDRLANSEANTRRINIVENCFGAAGQPLTIPGRVLIGEGVLTKLCRKKPKARQFFLFNDILVYGNIVIQKKKYNKQHIIPLENVTIDSIKDEGDLRNGWLIKTPTKSFAVYAATATEKSEWMNHINKCVTDLLSKSGKTPSNEHAAVWVPDSEATVCMRCQKAKFTPVNRRHHCRKCGFVVCGPCSEKRFLLPSQSSKPVRICDFCYDLLSTGDLATCQPTRSDSYSQSLKSPLNDVSDDDDDDSSD